In Phalacrocorax aristotelis chromosome 6, bGulAri2.1, whole genome shotgun sequence, one DNA window encodes the following:
- the TXNRD3 gene encoding thioredoxin reductase 3 has protein sequence MPPPGQTSLPDWDGLKLRVRTLIASHRVMIFSKSYCPYCNKVKELFRSMRVEYYALELDVTADGPSIQQVLAELTNQRTVPNVFVNGTHIGGCDSTYQAYHDGSLQKLLGDSKYAEPYDYDLIIIGGGSGGLACSKEAAALGKKVMVLDYVVPTPLGTSWGLGGTCVNVGCIPKKLMHQAALLGQALQDSRKYGWQYEEQVKHNWEIMVEAIQNYIGSLNWGYRVSLREKSVTYLNSYGEFIEPHKIKATNRKGQVTYHTAETFVLATGERPRYLGIPGDKEYCITSDDLFSLPYCPGKTLVVGASYVALECAGFLAGLGLDVTVMVRSILLRGFDQEMAEKVGAHMETHGIKFIRKFVPVQVEQLEEGMPGRLKVTARSTEGPEIFEEEYNTVLIAIGRDACTRNIGLETIGVKINEKNGKIPVNDEEQTNVPYVYAIGDILDGKLELTPVAIQAGKLLARRLYGGSSTKCDYINVPTTVFTPLEYGSCGLAEERAIEEYGKQNLEVYHSLFWPLEWTVPGRDNNTCYAKIICSKHDNNRVIGFHVLGPNAGEVTQGFAAAIKCGLTKELLDETIGIHPTCGEVFTTMDITKSSGQDITQRGC, from the exons ATGCCGCCGCCGGGCCAGACCTCGCTCCCGGACTGGGACGGCCTGAAGCTCCGCGTGCGGACCCTCATCGCCTCCCACCGCGTCATGATCTTCAGCAAGAGCTATTGCCCCTACTGCAATAAG GTGAAAGAACTCTTCCGCTCTATGCGTGTGGAGTACTACGCTTTGGAACTTGATGTAACTG cTGATGGACCCAGTATTCAGCAAGTGTTAGCAGAGCTAACTAATCAGAGGACAGTGCCTAATGTATTTGTGAATGGAACTCACATAGGGGGCTGTGATTCAACTTACCAg gcttATCATGATGGTTCACTGCAGAAACTTCTTGGGGATAGCAAATATGCAGAACCCTATGATTATGACCTCATTATTATTGGTGGTGGCTCAGGTGGACTTGCGTGTTCCAAG GAAGCTGCTGCCTTGGGAAAGAAAGTAATGGTTTTAGATTATGTTGTTCCGACGCCTCTTGGAACGTCATGGG GACTTGGTGGCACATGTGTAAATGTAGGTTGCATTCCTAAGAAGCTAATGCATCAAGCAGCACTTCTGGGTCAGGCACTCCAAGATTCAAGGAAATATGGGTGGCAGTATGAAGAACAAG TTAAACACAACTGGGAGATTATGGTAGAAGCAATTCAAAACTACATTGGTTCTTTAAACTGGGGCTATCGAGTGTCCTTAAGAGAGAAGTCTGTGACATACCTCAATTCTTATGGAGAATTCATTGAACCGCACAAAATTAAG GCAACTAATAGAAAAGGACAAGTAACCTATCACACAGCAGAGACTTTTGTCCTGGCAACAGGAGAAAGGCCTAGATATCTGGGCATCCCTGGAGATAAAGAATACTGTATTACAAG tgatGACCTCTTCTCTCTGCCTTACTGCCCTGGCAAAACTCTAGTTGTGGGTGCTTCCTATGTGGCTCTAGAGTGTGCGGGATTTCTTGCTGGTCTAGGTCtagatgtcacagtgatggtGCGTTCCATACTCCTTCGGGGCTTCGACcaagaaatggcagaaaaagtAGGTGCTCACATGGAAACACACGGCATAAAGTTCATCAGGAAGTTTGTACCTGTTCAG GTTGAACAGCTGGAGGAAGGCATGCCTGGAAGACTGAAAGTGACAGCAAGGTCTACTGAGGGACCAGAAATCTTTGAAGAAGAATACAACACT gttTTGATAGCCATTGGTCGTGATGCATGTACCAGAAATATTGGTTTAGAGACAATTGGTGTCAAAATCAATGAGAA GAATGGGAAGATACCTGTAAATGATGAAGAACAAACTAATGTGCCTTACGTTTATGCTATTGGAGATATATTGGATGGAAAGCTTGAACTCACACCAGTTGCCATTCAAGCAGGGAAACTGCTTGCCCGCAGGCTTTATGGTGGCAGTTCCACAAAG TGTGACTATATCAATGTACCAACAACAGTGTTTACTCCTTTAGAGTATGGCAGCTGTGGGTTAGCTGAAGAAAGAGCCATAGAAGAATACGGAAAGCAAAACTTGGAG GTTTATCACAGTCTGTTCTGGCCACTTGAATGGACAGTCCCAGGCAGAGATAATAATACTTGTTATGCAAAGATTATCTGCAGTAAACATGACAAC AATCGTGTGATAGGATTTCATGTTCTTGGACCTAATGCTGGTGAAGTTACCCAAGGTTTTGCTGCTGCAAtaaaatgtggtctcaccaaaGAATTACTTGATGAAACAATTGGTATCCATCCAACTTGTGGAGAG GTGTTCACTACAATGGATATTACGAAATCTTCAGGACAAGACATCACTCAAAGGGGCTGCTGA